One genomic segment of Verrucomicrobiia bacterium includes these proteins:
- a CDS encoding Pr6Pr family membrane protein → MTRRVALAAVHMLFGGLALVAIARQLMIQIDSGSSVVNFFSYFTNLSNIFAAIVLLLGAVYLLTNRKPSAASDIVRGTSVVCMVLVGIVFSVLLRDVDLGHLLPWVNAVVHYVMPVVIFASWLWWPPQTKLTTRSIKYWMIFPLAYLGYILIRGARVDWYPYPFLTPEKVGGYWGVMGYSLGILGLFLVSSWGLLVLGNKLRPKRH, encoded by the coding sequence ATGACAAGACGCGTAGCTCTAGCTGCGGTGCACATGCTCTTTGGTGGGCTGGCCCTGGTGGCGATTGCTCGTCAGCTTATGATCCAGATCGATTCTGGCAGCAGTGTCGTTAACTTTTTTAGCTACTTTACGAATTTATCGAATATATTTGCAGCTATTGTCTTGTTACTGGGGGCCGTCTATTTGCTGACCAACCGAAAACCATCGGCTGCCTCTGATATCGTTCGTGGCACATCAGTGGTGTGTATGGTGCTGGTTGGCATCGTGTTTTCGGTATTGCTGCGTGACGTTGATCTGGGGCATCTGCTGCCGTGGGTTAATGCGGTAGTGCATTATGTTATGCCGGTAGTTATATTTGCCAGCTGGCTGTGGTGGCCGCCCCAGACCAAACTGACCACGCGCTCTATAAAGTATTGGATGATTTTCCCTCTTGCCTACCTGGGTTACATACTCATTCGCGGCGCACGTGTCGATTGGTATCCTTATCCCTTTCTGACACCAGAAAAAGTAGGTGGGTACTGGGGCGTGATGGGCTACAGCCTGGGAATCTTGGGCTTATTCCTGGTTAGCAGCTGGGGCCTGCTAGTGCTGGGC
- a CDS encoding formyltransferase family protein — translation MQALGNYFITTKTWRLPWYSFQNESCRHTDRHTGVRRQGIRPGWQSTADCVARDALEGKVAFTIGVVICNNPEGTVGVYSRFEQINHEYGLEGDDRIDVVTINSALFPGGPQPRGQTAEESSAVCRELDRRSIDFVAMLGWLKVITTEFEETWAWRPEHAADGTGFDYRSGLYHPRARIANNHPAILPFTADTYGRHAHQRVLQANRAGQLDQTAMTWHLVSAEVDQGPIIREVPIDVLPTDTADTLGSRVQEVEKDLTATVLEHHLMMRATHVRARTETHNSPASIQPAPIWPCTGTIYP, via the coding sequence ATGCAGGCTCTCGGCAACTACTTTATTACCACAAAAACTTGGCGTTTGCCGTGGTATAGTTTTCAAAATGAATCATGCAGACACACGGATCGCCATACTGGCGTCCGGAGACAGGGAATCAGGCCAGGGTGGCAGAGTACGGCAGATTGCGTTGCGCGGGACGCCCTGGAGGGCAAGGTGGCTTTTACCATAGGTGTGGTTATTTGCAATAACCCAGAGGGGACAGTTGGGGTCTATTCGCGGTTTGAGCAGATCAATCACGAATACGGCCTAGAAGGCGACGACCGCATAGACGTGGTGACTATTAATTCTGCCCTGTTCCCGGGCGGCCCTCAGCCGCGTGGTCAGACCGCAGAGGAATCGTCGGCCGTATGCCGGGAGCTGGACCGGCGATCGATCGACTTTGTGGCCATGTTGGGCTGGCTAAAAGTGATAACAACCGAATTTGAAGAGACCTGGGCGTGGCGTCCGGAGCATGCTGCCGATGGCACGGGATTCGATTATCGCTCGGGCTTGTATCATCCACGGGCGCGTATTGCCAATAACCATCCGGCCATTTTGCCCTTTACGGCTGATACCTATGGGCGGCACGCACATCAAAGGGTGTTGCAGGCAAACCGAGCGGGCCAACTCGATCAGACGGCTATGACCTGGCACTTGGTATCTGCCGAGGTAGACCAAGGGCCAATCATACGGGAGGTGCCTATAGATGTGCTGCCTACAGACACCGCCGACACTTTGGGCAGCCGGGTGCAAGAGGTAGAAAAAGACCTGACTGCTACGGTGCTGGAGCATCACCTAATGATGCGGGCTACCCACGTGCGGGCACGCACGGAAACACACAACTCACCTGCCAGTATTCAGCCGGCGCCCATTTGGCCCTGCACTGGTACAATATATCCATGA